From a region of the uncultured Draconibacterium sp. genome:
- the rocD gene encoding ornithine--oxo-acid transaminase: protein MTKLSSADYMAKEDKFGAHNYHPLPVVLSKGDGIFVWDVEGKKYYDFLAAYSAVNQGHCHPKIIDALTEQAKTLALTSRAFYNDVLGEWEEYMTKLFGYDKMLPMNSGAEADETALKLIRKWAYKVKGIPTNEAKIVVCDGNFHGRTITIISMSSDPDAYSHYGPYTPGFVNIPYNDIERLEEELQDPNVAGFLVEPIQAEAGVYVPEDGYLKKASELCKKYNVLFVADEVQTGLARTGKMLACDHENVRPDILVLGKAVSGGIYPVSCVLADDEIMLTIKPGEHGSTYGGNPIAGKVAMAALDVIQEEGLVENAERLGKIFREEMRAIDSPLIEIVRGKGLLNAVAIKPINGKTAWDVCLALKENGLIAKPTHEHIIRFTPPLVITEEQLMEAIEIIKTTLKEFEA from the coding sequence ATGACTAAATTAAGTTCTGCAGACTACATGGCCAAAGAGGATAAATTTGGCGCACACAACTACCATCCGCTACCGGTTGTTCTCTCAAAAGGAGATGGTATTTTTGTGTGGGATGTTGAGGGTAAAAAATATTACGATTTCCTGGCAGCTTATTCAGCTGTTAACCAGGGACACTGCCATCCAAAAATAATTGATGCACTAACTGAGCAGGCAAAAACGCTGGCATTAACATCAAGGGCTTTTTACAACGATGTGCTGGGCGAATGGGAAGAGTACATGACCAAATTGTTTGGCTACGATAAAATGTTGCCCATGAACTCGGGTGCCGAGGCTGATGAAACAGCTTTAAAACTGATTCGCAAATGGGCCTATAAAGTAAAGGGTATTCCTACAAATGAGGCCAAAATTGTGGTTTGCGACGGCAATTTCCACGGACGTACCATCACCATCATTTCCATGTCCAGTGATCCGGATGCTTACAGTCATTATGGTCCGTACACACCCGGTTTTGTAAATATACCTTACAACGACATTGAGCGTCTTGAAGAAGAATTGCAGGATCCAAATGTGGCAGGTTTTCTTGTGGAACCGATTCAGGCCGAAGCAGGCGTTTATGTTCCGGAAGATGGCTACCTGAAAAAGGCCAGCGAGCTGTGTAAAAAATATAATGTTTTGTTTGTGGCCGACGAGGTGCAAACCGGTTTGGCCCGCACAGGAAAAATGCTGGCTTGTGATCATGAGAATGTTCGCCCCGATATTTTGGTTTTAGGAAAAGCGGTTTCAGGCGGTATTTATCCGGTTTCGTGTGTACTGGCAGATGATGAAATTATGCTGACCATAAAACCCGGTGAACACGGCAGTACATACGGCGGTAACCCAATTGCAGGAAAAGTTGCCATGGCGGCACTTGATGTTATTCAGGAAGAAGGGCTTGTAGAAAATGCTGAACGTTTAGGAAAAATATTCCGCGAAGAAATGCGCGCCATTGATTCGCCACTTATTGAAATTGTGCGGGGTAAAGGACTATTGAACGCTGTTGCCATAAAACCAATAAACGGAAAAACCGCCTGGGATGTGTGTCTGGCCTTAAAAGAAAATGGATTGATTGCCAAACCAACACATGAGCACATTATTCGTTTTACACCTCCTTTGGTAATTACCGAAGAACAATTAATGGAAGCAATTGAAATTATTAAAACTACCTTGAAAGAATTTGAAGCTTAA
- a CDS encoding LysR substrate-binding domain-containing protein, translating to MTLQQLEYILAVNKYRHFVTASKQCGVTQPTLSTMIQKLETELGVDIFDRSKHPIEPTALGKKIIEQAERSIKEIRKINELVSNETDSLSGSLHVGVIPTLANYLVPRFIKSFGESCPTVQLTISEMNTATLVDTLKKDRIDMFIAATPLDEPDFLEIPLFYERFYAYFAADHPLKDVPLNPGNMPQEKLWVLEEGHCLRDQVFNFCTTKLPYNHIFEAGSIDTLVRIVDLNGGYTLIPELHLPLLNDEQRKNVREINDPPAIREVSIVIHKNFVKERIINAVSDAFKTIIPDEMIDERLKKFAIRL from the coding sequence ACAGGCATTTTGTTACTGCTTCGAAGCAATGCGGGGTTACACAACCCACATTAAGTACGATGATACAAAAGCTGGAAACCGAGCTGGGAGTTGATATTTTTGATCGGTCGAAACATCCGATAGAGCCAACTGCGTTGGGTAAAAAGATTATTGAACAGGCCGAACGATCGATAAAAGAGATCCGGAAAATCAATGAACTGGTATCGAATGAGACCGATTCGTTAAGCGGATCGTTACATGTTGGTGTTATTCCAACTTTGGCCAACTACCTGGTGCCACGTTTTATTAAATCGTTTGGTGAAAGCTGTCCAACTGTGCAACTTACCATTTCGGAAATGAACACGGCAACGCTGGTTGATACGCTAAAAAAGGACCGGATAGATATGTTTATTGCGGCAACACCACTTGATGAGCCCGACTTTTTGGAGATACCTTTGTTTTACGAACGCTTTTATGCCTATTTCGCTGCCGATCATCCATTAAAGGATGTTCCGCTGAACCCTGGAAATATGCCGCAGGAGAAGCTTTGGGTACTGGAAGAAGGGCATTGTTTGCGCGACCAGGTTTTTAATTTTTGTACCACCAAACTGCCATACAATCATATTTTTGAAGCCGGAAGTATTGATACGCTTGTACGCATAGTTGATTTAAACGGCGGCTATACCTTAATTCCTGAATTGCACTTGCCTTTGCTAAACGATGAGCAGCGCAAAAATGTACGCGAAATTAACGATCCGCCGGCGATTCGCGAGGTGTCGATTGTTATTCACAAGAATTTTGTGAAAGAGCGTATTATTAACGCAGTAAGCGATGCATTTAAAACGATTATTCCGGATGAAATGATTGATGAGCGTTTGAAAAAGTTTGCGATTCGTTTGTGA